The genome window AAAAAGAAGGTACAATCTAACATACATAGTTATATGGCCAAATCATTCCACAGCATATTATTATCAAGAAAGACCAGAAGTTGTACATTAATCGGCCAATCAGTGTCTCCCCTAACAGTAGGAGCACTGTACATAAGACGCCATACTCTCTAGGTGCTTCCAAAGCCATGTTTCTTTAGATATTGTTCCTGACCTTTCCTCCTGAGCTAAACTCATTCCAAATGTTGACCGAAGCTTCACTCAGCTCCAAAATGGCAAAGGAATAATATTTTAGAAGCCAAAGTATTCATTTAACTTAAAATTGTTGAAGACTCCAAAGCAACAAATGGCACAAAGCAGAAATGTTTTATGACCTCCGCAACTATTCAAGGTTAACcatgtaaattattatctttttttacaTTATATTCAGTAGATTATTCCTTCTCTTCCTTAGCACCGATCATAAAATcatccaaaaatatttaggttagGCCATTCTCTTTTTAGCTTCAGAAGGCTTAGGATACATCTATTCATGAGATTTCAAAAACTTCCATGAGGCTCGAAACAGTAACTAAATTGGCTTTGAATACCTCATTCCTTCACTATTTCTGATTGTGCATCACTGCACAATGCCCGTCTGACAAACCATCAATGTTCTCACTAGACATCTATTCTATTCGTCTTAACTCTGTTATTATACCATGAGAGATCATAACAAATATTGCCATGCCCCTCTCGGGCAAACCACCAACGTTCCCACCAAACCTATTCTATTTGTCTTAACTCTGTCATAATGCCATGAAATCATAACAAAGATTGGTTAAACAGTTTTAAGCTTCATCAGGTGAATACAAATTTTCTTGTTTCATATCTTCTCTGCCTAACTAATTTTCTGAGTCGTACTTGCAGAATATCTCGTTCAATGTAACTTCCCTACATCCACGCAACGAAGTAAAAGAGAATTTACGCGTCCAAAGTGTTCGTGATGAACAATCACAACCAATTAATTGTTAGTACACATCAATTTCATAAGCGAGAAATAGCGAACCCATGCAGCAGCATCATCGGATCGCACGCATCAGCAAAAAGCCTATCTGAGAAACCCTGAACTAAGATCAGGAAAGTCGATTGTTCCGTCTCCCAAGAGCACAACCGATCCCAAGAACCCCAAGAATCTAACCTTAACCGCGAGATCTCAGATCAAACACATTATTACCCTGACCTAAAAAATGCGGTAAATCATTCAGATTCCAACAACGCTGAGATTTCCAAGATTCAATTGACTAGGACAATCACGAAGTGGATGGAGCGAGAAGAACCTGGAAGACGACGCGGGCGGTTCCGAGATCTGTATCGAGGGAGGAGACGGCTCGACCGAAGtcggagaaggagagggagaggagaaggagaagggaggCGAAGCATCGGATCCCCATCGCCGTCCGTCGAATCCCTCCCccctttcttgatatcttcccTCTTTTAACGCCTTTTACATGTTGCCTCGTATACATGTATCtatacgtatacatatgtatTCGTACACATGTGTATACTTCACTTATTTATGCACTTTATTAATATTCCTGTGAATATTAAGGAATATAATGCGTATTAATTCCTTTTATCAAAAGGTTAATTGTTAAACTAaactaatattatttatttttttcaaatactaatcaattatttatttttgtataaactAATAGGCCTTTTTTTCAAGTAATTTACAaattattttctgaaatcaattaGCTGACTACTAATTATAGGCCCAAAAAACTTAGTAGAACTCCAAAGGTCACAAACTATTAGCACTTCTCATAAGAAATTTTTAGTTAATATTTTAAAGTTAATTCTGTATAAATATCTTAtttcttcaaatatatatatatatatatatatatatatatatatatatatatacactaaatGTTTAAAATTCTCTTGATGTTCTTACCATCATAATGAGCTTTTAAAGGCTATTATTGCCAATTAGCATTCAACAAACAATTAAATAAGGATAAGCTAATAGAAAATCCCTAATTAGTCATTGAAAGTGTTACTATTATACTCtcattcttctttttgttttaatattttattatatcccTAATTAGCCACAAACTTTATGCTACAAACATTCAGATGTATCACTAAAATGTGAtttattgatgggttaattaccAAGGAAGTTTTTAATGATGAaacattatttatcattaaaatatcctTCTTAAAACTTCcacaaaaattttcatcactAACTATTTTCACATTTCTCATTATATATTCCTAATGACAAACTTTGAATAACTTTACCATTAATTGGAAAAGGAGATTCAATGGCAAATCATTGTATCACTATCGTTTGTGGTTAAGTATTCTTTGGTGATGTTAATTAATGTAATAATATTCATATTTACACCCAATTAAAATCCGAATCCAATATTATGTGCACCAAAAGCATTCATTCCATGGCGACCTACAAAACAATGAAATGTTGGATTAATGTCAATTAAGACGTAGGAGAAGCATATGGTGGATTCATGCTACCGCAGCACACGGTGGCTTTGATTGCGTGCACGAATCTACGTGCAGGAGCTCACCTGCGCGCGCAGGTGATGCAGGAGGATCGACATGTTGTGTTTCTTCTTCTCCAAACCTGAATTACCAGCTTGTGGAGAACGACATGACAAGTCTTCCGAGTCAAAAGGCATGAATCTAAATCTACTCTTTCATCATTGTGCGAGTACTCAACTCCCTCCTCCTTCCACAAAGCAGTGCAATATACAAGGATTTCCTTGGGGTTTACAAGATTCGATTTGGAAAATAGGAGGGGTTTATATCCGACAAACCCAAGACAGGCATGCAGTCAATTAATGTAttcaccttctctctctctctctctttctacccCCACGAACCCTAATCAGAGAACAGGTCAAAACAAGTACAACAATACGTGAAAGTAAATGTCCATTGTGGGTCATGAACAGTGAAAACAAAGTTCAAGGTTAGACTGTGCATGGATTTGGACATGGCTAGCTAGCTCAAGAAGAGGAAGGTGTATGAAACCCTAGCGAGCTCTATGGCAGAACCGAGTAACGTTCATGGAAATCGCGCTAAGGTTGGTCGTGCTGGGATTGGATCCTTCTCTCCCTCCTCAACCCACCCTtttctctcctcctctctctctctctctctctctctctctctgcattgaTCTTTGTGCATGGAAAAAGTTCAAGAATTATTCTTTCCGAGAAGGCACGGGCGTCCGCTGATTTCTCCCAGGCCAACCCCTTTGAATAATGAAGACTCCTCCCACTTTCTCCTTGACCACTGTGCTCTCTCTTTGTCTCTCACTCTTCCACCTCTTTGTTTTCACTTTACCCAGTCTTATGGGCCACTTAGTAAAACTCGGTGAACTGTTGTTGTACCAGCCGGAGTAGAAAGATGGCTCAAGTATGAGTATAAAATGTGCAAATGGGCGTGGATTGCTCCATTGTTTATGTGGTAGATTGAAGAGTGACGGCAATAGATTATGTTTCCTTTTGTTTAACCTTAGGTTTTAACCTTTCCTTGCGTTTTACTCTCCCCACGAAGCGTCGTCGTTCTCTCCCAGGCGCCATTGGTTGGCCACTTACCGCAAGAACCGTTCCCACTTTTCCATTGATTATTCACCACACTCTTGTGTTGCCGACCACCCCCCTTcagccgtctctctctctctctctctctctctctctctgctatgTGTCCAAGAGGGCTGTGATTACGGTGCACTGAATCGAACCCTAGGGGGAAGGCTCCCGGATGAAGAGGCGCACACATTCTTTCTACTTTTTGTCCATCGCATGAGTCCTTGTATCTCACGTTTGGGGACACTCACTGGGACGTGGAACAGATACATGCATGTCTGCATGCATGTGAAGATCCGCTCGACATGTAATAGAACCTGCACAGACCACTCGAACCTCTTAGCTCGGACGTACGTAGCTGTTTAATCATACAATAAAAGGAGACACAGAAGAAAAGGGTACTTGCCGCAAAGCACCGTGGCTGTGCACGTGAGTCCTGCCATGGCAGAAACCCTAGAGGTGTCTCCTTTGTTTGCTTTTGCCATTTTGGAAGGTTATTAGTTACTACCATCTGCATTAAACTATTCTTTGTTTAGGGTTTTTGCGTATATAATATGCATTCaagagagagaggatggaggCCATGTGTTTTACGACCTTTCTTTCTCGTCTTTGACGGTCAAAGTTTCAGCAAGCTGTGCATCAACCGAGATAGAGTCcactcctttctctctctctctctctctctctctctctctctctctctctctccaccattAAATGATATTGTAGTGACTGTGGATGAAGAACATTAGGTTGGTAGTGTGATAAGGGGAGGAAGCAACATATTAAAGGTAACGAGGAGGATCCTATGTCGGGTAAGCAGTATCATCCGATATGTCTAGGACTTTGGGAAGCATTTGGAGAATGAAATAGCCCCAAGGTCCCGGAAGACAAGGGTTCGTGTCCTCGTATGGGTTGCAGGTAGCACACTCATCttctctactctctctctctctcttatgttaTTCTTTCTATCTCATTTTTACCTTTCTTGGTATTAGCAGGCGCTTGGTCTACGTAGAGAGAGAACGCACGAGGAAAGTCCCCGGATTTTGATGTATTGATTTGGCAGtaattatgagagagagagagagagagagagagagagagagttaatgGGTGAGATGAAGGATGGACAAATGAGATCAGTCTTCTTTGGTGACCCCTTATCAGAGATTAGCTTTTTCTATCGTGCTGATGAGTTTGGAGTACAAATGCATGCACAATGTATTCAGTAAGCTCGGCAAATCTGAAAAGAAATGACATGGTATTTACTGAGCACAAATCCAGAGTCTTATTAAGGTTACACTAATCAGGTAGATCATATCTTTGGTCAGTCTTAGCTACTGTGCTCTCCTATTCCAAGTGTTCTAAGTACATGAAGTGTATAAAACACATCAAGGTTAAACATGTATTATTATCCCCATTCTGTAGCTGTAGATGTAAATCCATGAATTGGCTGAATACTCATGTAAATCCTACGTATTCCAGTTCTACATCATGTTTCTTTTATTGTTTTGCCAGTTGATGTGGATGAGGCTTATACTATGTTGTTCATGCCTAGATCACAAAACCAGATATGTCAGCCCTCATGATTCCCCTCCCTCCATGCTTACCAACACTGGTTTCTTTAGTCTCTCTCTACTTTTTGACCATTTAGTCAGTCtccaagatcccttcctaaagagGATGTTTCCAGTGCATGTTACATGTCTCAACAATATCTAAGATATGTTACCTATTGTTATACAGTGTAAGCATTTGTTAGAGCAAGTTTCCCTGTTTCTAAGCCAAGCATAGTACACTCACAGCAGCACTTTGTTTTGTTACTGGCTATTTGCAACCAGCCAGTTTGTCATGCACCATATGAGAGAGAATAGTAGAtggaattgagagagagagagagagagagagagagagacatggaCATAAACTCACCTGTTTGATGAGATGTTTGTAATGTTCTCTCCTCTCAGCTTCTTTTGACCTTTCCCCTTCTCTCCCAAACCTCTCTTGCTGCTTTGTTGGTTGTTCTATCCTGATCTCAGGAGTTGCATCGATCCATGGTGTCTAGCTTTTCCTTCTAGTGTGAGAGCTACTGATCCATGGTCTTCTTCCTCAGTTTCCTCGAACACACTTCAGGCGATTCTTCTGCGACCTGAGTCCTTGATTTGGCCTTCTTCATGAATAACTGGTTGgctttctctctctccccccatgAGCTCCCTTCCTCACAGCCTCATCAGAGCCATTCGCCATCTGCTGATGTCTCCCACTTCATCTCCGGCGACGATGTCTCCACCAACTGCTACGATTTCTCTGCCGACTCCACATCGGAGCCGCCGATGGGAATACCCACCCTGAGACCTGACTTATCCTTCTGTATTTTAGAGGCCTTCGACAGACACCATCACCACCAAACCCAAGGTCGATCTTTCCCCATTACCGTTCGACAAATTTTGACTGCTTACTCTTCTGGTTTCTTGGTCTTATCTCTTTCTTCCCTTTCACTCGCAGATTGGAACATGAAGAGCTTCGGTGGCCCCTCGGAACTATCCGTTCTGGTTGGATCGAGAAGTAACCAGAACACTATGGAGGAAGATGAGCCCAAGCTCGAAGACTTCCTCGGTGGGAATTCGATCTCGGATCATGATCGAAAGGTTCTACCTGCTGCACTTACCAGCGATGAGTACATgttctccacctcctccttccAGGCGCAAGACGCTTCCATGGTGTCATCCGATGCTCACGGTGGAGGCCTGATGAGCGACGGCAACGGTGGTTCTTCGAGCAACTCCATCGGGCCGTCCGTGATCAAGACGTGGTTGAGGAACCAACCCATCCCACAGCAGCAGGCCAACGACATGGCCGGGGGTGGAGGGTCAAGCTGTAGCAGCAGTGCGATGGTAGCCAACGTTATCGGCACGTTAACGAACTCCCAGGGCTTATCGTTGTCCATGAGCACAGGCTCGCAGTCGAGCTCGGCTCTGCCGCTACTGGTGAGAGGGGTAAGCGGTGGAGGTCAGAGCTCGTCGTCGGACAACAAGCAGAAAGGCACTGCAGGTGGCGCAGATGCACAGACTGGTCCAATGGAAGCAGTTCCTCGGAAGGCCGTGGACACATTTGGGCAGAGAACTTCCATTTACCGGGGCGTGACGAGGTGCGGATCGTCTTCCTCGAATGAAATCTAGGGTTGTTGGTGTGTCATGTTCAACATCTGTATAACCCTTTTTATCTCTTATCGAAACTATTTTGGTTCCTACTGCTAATTATAAGAGCTTAATTTCGATTCCTCCCTTATAAGCAGTCATCTTTGCACTGATTGGAGCATATTATATGATTCATTTTAGGGGATAGGATGATCAAGAAAATATCATGCAAATCGAATCAAACATACCACCATTCTTATAGTCATACTTCCAATCAAATAATTGTATAGCTGCTATCTATAACATGCCTTTACATTTCATATATCTTTTGCCAGGCATAGATGGACAGGTAGATACGAGGCTCATCTATGGGACAACAGTTGCAGAAGAGaaggacagacacgcaagggtagaCAAGGTACATCTTCCACTTGCATCTCTCTCATGAATCGACCTACCAAGCATTTGATTTGTATTGATTTTGTGCTTCTCTCTTGTAACTCTCCCTCTTGGGCACAATGCGCGGCCAATGTCTCATTCCCCAACTCCATGCATGCAGTCTATTTGGGTAAGCATACAATGGAGTTCTTCCATCTCCTTCGTTCTCCTTTATTGTAGGAAACAAGGTGGGATAGATGGACCCTTTTTTTCCTTTCCCTCATGTTTTGGTGATGTTTAGGTGGCTATGACAAAGAAGACAAGGCAGCTAGGGCTTATGATTTGGCTGCTCTCAAGTACTGGGGTCCTACTACAACCACAAACTTCCCTGTgtgcctctctctccctctccttcttcgATGCATGTTGGATAGTGTACTGGTTTAACTGAAGCTTCATGTTCAACTTGTGTGTTCTTAGATAAGCAACTACGAGAATGAGCTGGAAGAGATGAAGCACATGACAAGGCAGGAATTCATTGCATCACTCAGAAGGTGTACTCTTTCGTTCCTGTTTGATCCCATATTTCGATTCTTACATGCTtgatatgaatgatattttggaCGTTCATGCAGAAAGAGCAGCGGGTTCTCTAGGGGTGCATCTATTTATCGTGGAGTAACAAGGTATGTTTGAGAGGAACCCTTGTTGGCGT of Musa acuminata AAA Group cultivar baxijiao chromosome BXJ2-3, Cavendish_Baxijiao_AAA, whole genome shotgun sequence contains these proteins:
- the LOC135607988 gene encoding AP2-like ethylene-responsive transcription factor BBM is translated as MNNWLAFSLSPHELPSSQPHQSHSPSADVSHFISGDDVSTNCYDFSADSTSEPPMGIPTLRPDLSFCILEAFDRHHHHQTQDWNMKSFGGPSELSVLVGSRSNQNTMEEDEPKLEDFLGGNSISDHDRKVLPAALTSDEYMFSTSSFQAQDASMVSSDAHGGGLMSDGNGGSSSNSIGPSVIKTWLRNQPIPQQQANDMAGGGGSSCSSSAMVANVIGTLTNSQGLSLSMSTGSQSSSALPLLVRGVSGGGQSSSSDNKQKGTAGGADAQTGPMEAVPRKAVDTFGQRTSIYRGVTRHRWTGRYEAHLWDNSCRREGQTRKGRQGTSSTCISLMNRPTKHLICIDFVLLSCNSPSWAQCAANVSFPNSMHAVYLGGYDKEDKAARAYDLAALKYWGPTTTTNFPISNYENELEEMKHMTRQEFIASLRRKSSGFSRGASIYRGVTRHHQHGRWQARIGRVAGNKDLYLGTFSTQEEAAEAYDIAAIKFRGLNAVTNFDMSRYDVKSILESNMLPVGGAAKRLKDVGEHAEPGAIRRRAEDSRLAPRFDGTGGYGASHHQGWPTTVAFHQPPPLQPPRWGAQFPYGPTLGWCKQEVATAHGLQDLHQLHSGTNTHNFFQPSSVLHHSLVSVDASSLEHSTGSNSVVYGGSYHGGGYVMPMSTVVTDQSGAANQAGCGNLIDEEGTADPYSSSRNAYYLAHQLSSGNAKAGEYEQNNAWMHAPALAMASRSNGMAADHGAPPFTVWNDA